Proteins from one Mycobacterium sp. EPa45 genomic window:
- the serB gene encoding phosphoserine phosphatase SerB: MSVSKVSVLITVTGIDQPGVTSALFEVLARHEVDLLNVEQVVIRGRLTLGVLVSGHASVADGAQLRGDVTDAIHRVGLDVTIERSDDMPIIREPSTHTIVVLGRPITAAAFGVVAREAAALRVNIDFIRGVSDYPVTGLELRVSVPPGVGGELRTVLARVASQQGLDIAVENYSLERRAKRLIVFDVDSTLIQGEVIEMLAAHAGAEEAVAAVTDAAMRGELDFAESLHRRVETLAGLPADVLDEVAEQIELTPGARTTIRTLRRLGFYCGVVSGGFRQVIDPLAHELMLDFVAANELEIVDGKLTGRVVGQVVDRAGKAKALRDFARQVGVPMEQTVAVGDGANDIDMLAAAGLGVAFNAKPALREVADASLSHPYLDTVLFILGITRAEIEAADAVDGMLRRVEIPPE; the protein is encoded by the coding sequence ATGAGTGTGTCCAAGGTGTCGGTGCTGATCACCGTCACCGGTATCGACCAGCCTGGAGTCACCTCGGCACTCTTCGAAGTGCTGGCCCGCCATGAAGTGGACCTGCTCAACGTCGAGCAGGTGGTCATCCGTGGGCGACTGACGCTGGGAGTGTTGGTCTCCGGCCATGCCAGCGTGGCCGACGGCGCGCAGCTGCGCGGAGATGTCACCGACGCGATTCACCGCGTCGGGCTGGACGTGACGATCGAGCGCAGCGACGACATGCCGATCATCCGCGAGCCATCCACGCACACCATCGTGGTGCTCGGGCGGCCCATCACGGCTGCGGCGTTCGGTGTGGTGGCGCGTGAGGCCGCGGCGCTTCGCGTCAACATCGACTTCATCCGCGGCGTCTCCGACTACCCGGTGACCGGTCTGGAGTTGCGGGTGTCGGTGCCGCCCGGTGTTGGTGGCGAATTGCGCACCGTACTGGCGCGGGTGGCCTCCCAACAGGGTCTGGACATCGCCGTCGAGAACTACAGCCTGGAGCGACGGGCCAAGCGGCTCATCGTGTTCGACGTTGACTCCACGCTCATCCAAGGTGAGGTCATCGAGATGCTGGCCGCCCATGCCGGTGCCGAGGAGGCGGTCGCTGCCGTCACCGACGCGGCCATGCGCGGTGAACTGGATTTCGCCGAGTCGCTGCACCGCCGGGTGGAGACGCTGGCCGGCCTGCCGGCCGACGTGCTCGACGAGGTCGCCGAGCAGATCGAGCTGACCCCGGGCGCGCGCACCACAATCCGGACGCTGCGCCGCTTGGGCTTCTACTGCGGTGTGGTCTCCGGCGGCTTCCGCCAGGTGATCGACCCGCTGGCACACGAACTGATGCTGGACTTCGTGGCCGCCAACGAACTCGAGATCGTCGACGGCAAGCTGACCGGGCGGGTCGTCGGCCAGGTGGTCGACCGGGCCGGAAAAGCCAAGGCGCTGCGCGACTTTGCCCGCCAGGTCGGCGTACCGATGGAGCAGACCGTGGCCGTCGGTGACGGCGCCAACGACATCGACATGCTGGCCGCCGCCGGGCTGGGGGTGGCGTTCAACGCCAAGCCCGCGCTGCGTGAGGTTGCCGACGCCTCGTTGAGCCATCCCTACCTGGACACCGTGCTGTTCATCCTCGGCATCACCCGCGCTGAGATCGAGGCCGCCGACGCCGTCGACGGCATGCTGCGCCGGGTCGAGATCCCGCCGGAGTAG
- a CDS encoding PLP-dependent aminotransferase family protein yields the protein MTTTMTARTLDSDLLVRELGNWRTSSKSGPTYQALADGLRMLIVDGRLPVGSRVPSERALADALRVSRTTVTAAYTELNESGYLHARRGARSTVALPHKPVSVPTDTPATINLASAALAAPASAVQEAFTEAAQQAASYLHQTGHDMRGVLAFRTAIAERYCARGLPTTPDQVMVTSGAQHAIALILATYVQPGDRVLVEQPTYHGALSAIATAGARPVPVAMTREGWELDAVHAAVRQLAPTLAYFVPDNHNPTGFSMPPADRKRICDIIAETRTRTVVDETLTDVWLDAPMPPPVAAWMSSRTDLLITIGSMSKSFWGGMRIGWTRAEPSVLATIRAIRPSIDLGTSVIEQLAAARLLTLRADEVLPERREILKARRAVLLELLEQHLPEWRPLPGTGGMSLWVQLPAPVSSAMCASASRLGVELPPGPRFGVDGTLERFVRIPFALPEDELTEAIELLGRAWRSITGSATVESTAVVI from the coding sequence ATGACGACGACGATGACAGCCCGGACCCTTGATTCCGACCTTCTGGTCCGCGAATTGGGCAACTGGCGGACCTCCAGCAAAAGTGGCCCGACCTACCAAGCGCTCGCCGACGGGCTGCGGATGCTGATCGTCGACGGCCGGCTGCCGGTCGGATCGCGCGTGCCCAGCGAGCGCGCGTTGGCCGATGCGCTGCGGGTCTCGCGCACCACCGTCACCGCGGCGTACACCGAGCTGAACGAGAGTGGCTATCTGCATGCCCGGCGCGGCGCCCGCAGCACGGTCGCGCTCCCCCACAAACCGGTGAGCGTGCCCACCGATACGCCGGCCACGATCAACCTGGCCTCGGCCGCACTGGCCGCCCCGGCCAGCGCCGTGCAGGAGGCCTTCACCGAGGCGGCCCAGCAGGCCGCGTCGTATCTGCACCAGACGGGCCACGACATGCGCGGGGTACTGGCCTTCCGGACCGCGATCGCCGAACGCTATTGCGCCAGAGGGTTGCCCACCACGCCCGACCAGGTCATGGTGACCAGCGGTGCGCAGCATGCGATCGCGTTGATCCTGGCGACCTATGTTCAGCCCGGTGATCGCGTGCTCGTCGAGCAGCCCACCTATCACGGCGCACTCAGCGCGATCGCGACTGCGGGCGCCCGGCCCGTGCCGGTCGCGATGACAAGGGAGGGTTGGGAACTCGACGCCGTGCACGCCGCCGTCCGTCAACTCGCCCCGACGCTGGCCTACTTTGTGCCCGATAACCATAATCCGACAGGGTTCTCGATGCCGCCCGCCGACCGCAAGCGAATTTGCGACATCATCGCCGAGACCCGCACGCGCACAGTCGTCGACGAAACCCTCACCGATGTCTGGCTGGACGCGCCGATGCCACCGCCGGTCGCCGCGTGGATGAGCTCGCGCACCGACCTGCTCATCACAATCGGTTCGATGTCGAAATCGTTCTGGGGCGGAATGCGCATCGGCTGGACCCGGGCCGAACCGAGTGTGCTGGCCACCATCCGCGCGATCCGACCGTCCATCGACTTGGGCACGTCGGTGATCGAACAGCTGGCTGCCGCAAGACTTCTCACTCTTCGGGCCGACGAGGTCCTGCCCGAACGCCGGGAGATTCTGAAAGCGCGACGGGCAGTGCTGCTCGAGCTTCTCGAGCAACATCTACCCGAATGGCGTCCGCTGCCGGGTACCGGCGGCATGTCGCTGTGGGTCCAGCTACCAGCACCGGTGAGTTCGGCGATGTGCGCCTCGGCGTCACGACTGGGAGTCGAACTGCCGCCCGGCCCCCGCTTCGGTGTCGACGGCACCCTTGAGCGGTTCGTCCGGATTCCGTTCGCGTTGCCCGAGGACGAGCTGACCGAGGCCATCGAACTGCTCGGGCGGGCGTGGCGCAGCATCACCGGATCGGCCACCGTCGAATCCACGGCCGTGGTGATCTAG
- a CDS encoding YitT family protein, translating to MAMMVRAGLGLDPWDVFHQGLTRHTSMTIGVASAVVGVVVLLAWIPLRNKPGIGTVANVIVIAVAVDAGLAVLTAPESVPVRIALMLGAVLLNALSTVLYVGAGLGPGPRDGLMTGLVARTGVSVRVVRTAIEATVLSMGWLLGGSVGVGTVIYAFGIGPTVQLVLRLTPKPVLAASGWATILEKTRNRSDPRRADTGEYGTMVQCPMPPTRSTPTC from the coding sequence ATGGCGATGATGGTGCGCGCCGGGCTCGGTCTGGATCCCTGGGATGTGTTCCACCAGGGGCTGACCCGGCACACGTCGATGACCATCGGAGTGGCCTCGGCAGTGGTCGGCGTTGTCGTCCTACTGGCCTGGATCCCGCTGCGGAACAAGCCGGGCATCGGCACCGTCGCCAATGTCATCGTCATCGCGGTGGCCGTCGACGCCGGCCTGGCCGTCCTGACCGCACCGGAATCGGTGCCGGTTCGGATCGCCCTGATGCTGGGCGCCGTCCTGCTCAATGCCCTGTCGACCGTGCTGTACGTGGGTGCCGGCCTCGGACCCGGCCCCCGCGACGGACTGATGACGGGACTTGTTGCGCGGACCGGTGTTTCGGTGCGCGTGGTGCGAACCGCGATCGAGGCCACCGTGCTGAGCATGGGCTGGCTGCTGGGCGGCAGCGTCGGAGTCGGGACCGTCATCTACGCCTTCGGTATCGGGCCGACGGTTCAACTGGTGCTGCGCCTGACACCGAAACCGGTGCTGGCCGCGAGCGGCTGGGCGACCATCCTCGAGAAGACCCGAAATCGCAGCGACCCCAGGCGTGCCGACACGGGTGAATACGGCACGATGGTGCAGTGCCCGATGCCGCCGACGAGGTCGACCCCGACCTGCTGA
- a CDS encoding ABC transporter ATP-binding protein, whose translation MRHDGAVPDAADEVDPDLLIDFRKVSLRRGGRVLVGPITWQVELDERWVVIGPNGAGKTSLLRIAAAMEHPSTGTAYVLGERLGRTDMAELRQRVGLSSAALAQRVPDDELVRDLVVSAGYAVLGRWRENYDDIDYARAVDTLESVGAEHLAERTYGTLSEGERKRVLIARSLMTDPELLLLDEPAAGLDLGGREELVARLADLAADPDAPALVLVTHHVEEIPPGFSHCLILSEGQVVAGGLLRDTLTAENLSTAFGQSIALDVIDGRYFARRVRSRAAHRRR comes from the coding sequence ATACGGCACGATGGTGCAGTGCCCGATGCCGCCGACGAGGTCGACCCCGACCTGCTGATCGACTTCCGGAAAGTATCGCTGCGCCGCGGAGGACGGGTCCTGGTCGGGCCCATCACCTGGCAGGTCGAACTCGACGAACGCTGGGTGGTGATCGGCCCCAACGGCGCCGGCAAGACCTCGCTGCTGCGCATCGCGGCCGCGATGGAACATCCGTCGACCGGCACGGCCTACGTGCTCGGCGAGCGGTTGGGCCGGACCGACATGGCTGAATTGCGCCAGCGGGTGGGACTGAGCAGCGCGGCGTTGGCGCAGCGGGTGCCCGACGACGAACTGGTCCGCGATCTGGTCGTCTCGGCGGGGTACGCGGTGCTGGGCCGGTGGCGGGAGAACTACGACGACATCGACTACGCCCGGGCCGTCGACACCTTGGAGAGCGTCGGTGCCGAGCACCTGGCCGAGCGCACTTACGGCACCCTGTCGGAAGGCGAGCGCAAGCGCGTTCTGATCGCCCGCTCGCTGATGACCGATCCCGAGTTGCTTCTCCTCGACGAACCCGCAGCCGGACTGGACCTCGGGGGCCGCGAAGAACTGGTGGCCCGGCTGGCCGATCTGGCCGCTGATCCCGATGCCCCGGCGCTGGTGCTGGTCACCCACCACGTCGAGGAGATTCCGCCGGGCTTCAGCCACTGCCTGATCTTGTCCGAGGGCCAGGTGGTCGCGGGTGGACTGCTGCGTGACACGCTGACAGCGGAGAACTTGTCCACCGCCTTCGGGCAATCGATCGCGCTGGATGTCATCGACGGCCGCTACTTCGCCCGACGCGTGCGGAGTCGCGCGGCCCACAGGAGGCGCTGA
- a CDS encoding NUDIX domain-containing protein yields the protein MSDKPEPLPIRPAATVMLVRDTAEGISVFLMRRHRAMEFAGGVMVFPGGGVDDRDRNSDIAWYGPGPDWWAQRFGIDEDLAEALVCAAARETFEESGVLFAGPADDPDGIVADASVYRDVRAALVDRSLSFSEFLRRENLVLRADLLRPWANWVTPEEERTRRYDTYFFVGALPEGQRADGHNTEAEQAAWTSPEDALEDFAEARTFLLPPTWTQLDSLAGRTVDEVLALERQIVVVQPNLAVREGNWEIEFFNSDRYNEARNRRAPQNYGGD from the coding sequence ATGAGCGACAAGCCTGAACCGCTGCCGATCCGTCCGGCCGCGACGGTCATGCTGGTCCGGGACACGGCGGAGGGGATCTCGGTCTTCCTGATGCGCCGCCACCGCGCGATGGAGTTCGCCGGCGGTGTGATGGTGTTTCCCGGCGGCGGGGTCGACGATCGCGACCGCAACTCCGATATCGCCTGGTACGGCCCTGGTCCGGACTGGTGGGCGCAGCGGTTCGGCATCGACGAAGACCTCGCTGAAGCGTTGGTGTGCGCCGCGGCCCGCGAGACGTTCGAGGAATCCGGCGTGCTGTTCGCCGGGCCCGCCGACGACCCGGACGGCATTGTCGCCGACGCGTCCGTCTACCGCGACGTCCGCGCCGCCCTGGTCGACCGCAGCCTGTCATTCTCGGAGTTCTTACGCCGGGAGAACTTGGTGCTGCGCGCCGACCTGCTGCGCCCGTGGGCCAATTGGGTGACCCCCGAAGAGGAGCGCACCCGTCGCTACGACACCTACTTCTTCGTCGGTGCCCTGCCGGAGGGTCAGCGGGCCGACGGCCACAACACTGAAGCCGAGCAGGCGGCATGGACCAGTCCGGAAGATGCACTCGAGGATTTCGCCGAAGCCCGCACCTTCCTCTTGCCGCCGACCTGGACCCAGCTGGACTCGTTGGCCGGGCGTACGGTCGACGAGGTGTTGGCGCTGGAGCGCCAGATCGTGGTGGTGCAGCCCAACCTTGCTGTGCGCGAAGGTAACTGGGAGATCGAGTTCTTCAACAGCGATCGGTACAACGAGGCCCGCAACCGCCGTGCGCCCCAGAACTACGGCGGCGACTGA
- a CDS encoding enoyl-CoA hydratase, producing MREFAHVHVGEQHPGIGVLLLSRPPTNALTRQTYRELIDAADEVAQRPDIATVILFGGHEIFSAGDDVPELRTLNRAEAEAADRLRRDTLDAVAAIPKPTVAAITGYALGTGLSLALAADWRVSGDNVKLGATEVLAGLVPGGGGGERLARAIGPSRAKELAFSGRFVDAKEALAIGLIDHMVAPDHVFDGAAAWASRFVDAAPSALAGAKALIDGRLTAGDQAQRYGEVFAAGDSS from the coding sequence GTGCGCGAGTTCGCCCATGTGCACGTCGGCGAGCAGCACCCCGGCATCGGGGTGCTGCTGCTGTCACGGCCCCCGACCAATGCGCTGACCCGGCAGACGTACCGCGAGCTCATCGATGCGGCCGACGAGGTGGCGCAGCGCCCCGACATCGCGACGGTGATCCTCTTCGGCGGTCACGAGATCTTCTCCGCCGGTGACGACGTCCCCGAACTGCGCACCCTGAACCGTGCCGAAGCCGAAGCCGCCGACCGGCTGCGCCGCGACACGCTCGATGCGGTGGCGGCGATCCCCAAGCCGACGGTCGCGGCGATCACCGGCTACGCGTTGGGCACCGGCCTGAGTTTGGCGCTGGCCGCCGACTGGCGGGTCAGCGGCGACAACGTGAAGCTCGGGGCCACCGAAGTCCTGGCCGGACTGGTTCCTGGCGGCGGCGGAGGCGAGCGGCTGGCCCGCGCGATCGGTCCGTCCCGGGCCAAGGAGCTGGCGTTCAGCGGCCGCTTCGTCGATGCCAAGGAGGCGCTCGCGATCGGGTTGATCGACCACATGGTGGCTCCCGACCACGTCTTCGATGGCGCCGCGGCCTGGGCGAGCCGCTTTGTCGACGCCGCCCCGAGCGCGCTGGCCGGCGCGAAGGCCCTCATCGACGGCCGCCTCACGGCCGGTGACCAGGCGCAACGCTACGGCGAGGTCTTCGCGGCGGGCGATTCCAGTTAG
- a CDS encoding class I SAM-dependent methyltransferase: protein MTTIDPAPQPHATAEQVEAALKDSKLAQILYHDWEAESYDDKWSISYDKRCVDYARNLFDATVPPEELRELPYDRALELGCGSGFFLLNLIQAGVARRGSVTDLSPGMVKVATRNGENLGLDIDGRVADAEGVPYDDDTFDLVVGHAVLHHIPDVEKSLREVVRVLKPGGRFVFAGEPTSVGNTYARSLSTLTWRVATNATKLPGLQGWRRPQAELDESSRAAALEAVVDLHTFDPDDLERMARSAGAVDVSTSTTEFTAAMLGWPLRTFEAAVPPGKLGWGYAKFAFNSWIGLSWVDDNVWRRVVPKGWYYNVMITGVKPS from the coding sequence ATGACCACGATCGACCCCGCCCCCCAACCGCATGCCACCGCGGAACAAGTCGAGGCCGCGCTCAAGGACAGCAAGCTCGCCCAGATCCTGTACCACGACTGGGAAGCCGAGAGCTACGACGACAAATGGTCGATCTCCTATGACAAGCGCTGCGTGGACTATGCCCGCAACCTGTTCGACGCCACCGTGCCGCCCGAGGAGCTGCGTGAGCTGCCCTACGACCGCGCGCTGGAGCTCGGCTGCGGCAGCGGCTTCTTCCTGCTCAATCTGATCCAGGCCGGGGTGGCGCGGCGCGGCTCGGTGACCGACCTGTCGCCGGGCATGGTCAAGGTCGCCACCCGCAATGGCGAGAACCTGGGTCTGGACATCGACGGCCGGGTCGCCGACGCCGAAGGCGTTCCCTACGACGACGACACCTTTGACCTGGTCGTCGGCCACGCCGTCCTGCACCACATCCCCGACGTCGAGAAGTCGCTGCGCGAAGTCGTGCGCGTGCTCAAGCCGGGCGGCCGGTTCGTCTTCGCCGGGGAGCCGACCAGCGTCGGTAACACTTATGCGCGGTCGCTGTCGACGTTGACGTGGCGGGTTGCCACCAATGCCACCAAGCTGCCCGGCCTTCAGGGCTGGCGCCGGCCGCAGGCCGAACTCGACGAGTCGTCGCGGGCTGCGGCGCTGGAGGCCGTCGTCGACCTGCACACCTTTGACCCCGACGACCTCGAACGGATGGCCCGCAGCGCTGGAGCCGTCGACGTGTCGACCTCGACCACGGAGTTCACCGCCGCGATGCTGGGCTGGCCGCTGCGCACGTTCGAGGCTGCCGTGCCGCCCGGAAAGCTCGGCTGGGGCTATGCCAAGTTCGCCTTCAACAGCTGGATCGGCCTGAGCTGGGTGGACGACAACGTCTGGCGCCGCGTCGTCCCCAAGGGCTGGTACTACAACGTCATGATCACCGGGGTCAAACCGTCCTGA
- a CDS encoding class I SAM-dependent methyltransferase, translated as MVLQRHDHRGQTVLTFGRDDVTYLTSDAGAAALAEVAAFRLTDATRLADVAAIRDRFAGRSTILIETTLLRRKAVAKLGRLGDVSEWLFTDDALQQATAEPVARHRAARLAGAVVHDATCSIGTELAALRATAAMAIGSDIDEVRLAMARHNVPDVALCRADALHPVSRGAVVLLDPARRSGGRRRFDPRDYVPPMDALLDAYRGRPTVVKCAPGIDFDAVRQLGFDGEIEVTSAGGSVREACLWSYELATPGVRRRASVLDRDEVVTDADPDDCPVGQAGRWIVDPDGAIVRAGLVRHYGARHGLWQLDPEIAYLSGGHVPPGVRGFEVLDELPLREKALRQALSRHDCGQLEILVRGVDVDPDALRRRLRPAGRAPLSLVITRIGSGAGERTSVFLCRAAAALK; from the coding sequence CTGGTACTACAACGTCATGATCACCGGGGTCAAACCGTCCTGACCTTCGGGCGCGACGACGTCACATACCTCACCAGTGACGCCGGGGCGGCGGCGCTGGCAGAGGTCGCCGCTTTTCGCCTGACCGACGCCACCCGCCTCGCCGACGTTGCCGCGATCCGCGACCGGTTCGCCGGGCGCAGCACGATCCTGATCGAGACAACGTTGCTGCGCCGCAAGGCCGTCGCGAAACTGGGCCGCCTGGGTGACGTGTCCGAGTGGCTGTTCACCGACGACGCGCTGCAGCAGGCCACCGCCGAGCCGGTGGCCCGGCACCGGGCCGCTCGGCTGGCCGGAGCGGTGGTGCATGACGCGACCTGTTCCATCGGCACCGAATTGGCCGCGCTGCGGGCGACGGCGGCGATGGCGATCGGCAGCGACATCGACGAGGTCCGCCTGGCGATGGCCCGCCACAACGTGCCCGACGTGGCACTGTGCCGCGCCGATGCGCTGCATCCGGTCAGCCGCGGCGCCGTGGTGCTGCTCGATCCGGCGCGACGGTCGGGCGGTCGACGCCGCTTCGACCCGCGCGACTATGTGCCCCCGATGGACGCGCTGCTCGACGCGTACCGCGGCCGTCCCACCGTCGTGAAGTGCGCGCCCGGAATCGATTTCGACGCTGTCCGGCAGCTGGGCTTCGACGGTGAGATCGAGGTGACGTCGGCCGGTGGCTCGGTACGGGAGGCGTGTTTGTGGTCGTACGAACTGGCGACACCCGGAGTGCGCCGGCGGGCGAGCGTGCTGGACCGCGACGAGGTGGTCACCGACGCCGATCCCGACGATTGCCCCGTCGGCCAGGCTGGACGCTGGATCGTTGACCCCGACGGGGCGATCGTGCGGGCCGGGCTGGTCCGGCACTACGGCGCCCGGCACGGACTGTGGCAGCTCGATCCGGAGATCGCTTATCTCAGTGGCGGTCACGTGCCACCCGGGGTCCGCGGCTTCGAAGTGCTCGACGAGCTGCCGCTGCGGGAAAAGGCGCTGCGCCAAGCACTCTCACGGCATGACTGCGGCCAGCTGGAAATCCTGGTGCGCGGGGTCGACGTCGATCCCGATGCGTTGCGGCGGCGTCTTCGGCCGGCCGGACGTGCGCCGTTGTCGCTGGTGATCACCCGGATCGGCTCGGGCGCGGGGGAGCGCACCTCGGTGTTTCTGTGCCGAGCGGCGGCCGCTCTTAAATAG
- a CDS encoding esterase produces the protein MRILILTAVLAAGVLLGEQSIAVSAAATDCAAMGGTVEADNICHVRTVDAGYTMDLRFPTNYADERAVLDYLTQNRDGFTNVAQTPAVRNVQYEMDVTTQSFASGPPTGGTQSVVLKLFQDVGGAHPMTWYKAFTYDVAHRKPVTFETLFPPDAKVLNAIFPIVQRELERQTGITGAIATGDGLDPSHYQNFAITDDAVIFFFGQGELLPSDAGATSASVPRTALPPLQLN, from the coding sequence ATGCGCATTCTCATCCTGACCGCGGTGCTGGCCGCGGGCGTTCTGCTCGGCGAGCAGAGCATCGCGGTGTCCGCCGCCGCGACCGATTGTGCGGCGATGGGCGGGACGGTGGAGGCCGACAACATCTGCCATGTCCGCACCGTCGATGCCGGCTACACGATGGATTTGCGTTTCCCCACCAATTACGCGGACGAGCGGGCTGTCCTCGATTACCTGACCCAGAACCGCGACGGCTTCACCAATGTTGCGCAGACCCCCGCCGTCCGCAACGTGCAATACGAAATGGACGTCACGACACAGTCATTCGCCTCGGGTCCGCCTACCGGCGGCACTCAGAGCGTGGTGCTCAAGCTGTTCCAGGATGTCGGCGGCGCCCACCCGATGACCTGGTACAAGGCGTTCACCTACGATGTGGCGCATCGCAAGCCGGTCACATTCGAGACGCTGTTCCCACCGGACGCCAAGGTGCTCAACGCGATATTCCCGATCGTGCAGCGCGAATTGGAGCGACAGACCGGTATCACCGGCGCCATTGCCACCGGTGACGGGCTGGACCCGTCGCACTACCAGAACTTCGCCATCACCGACGACGCGGTGATCTTCTTCTTCGGCCAGGGCGAGCTGTTGCCGTCGGACGCCGGAGCCACGTCGGCCTCGGTTCCGCGAACGGCGCTGCCGCCGCTGCAACTGAACTGA
- a CDS encoding PQQ-binding-like beta-propeller repeat protein has protein sequence MAGCGNTDSWVESTAAHGWSAQYGDAANSSYTATGGASALRLKWSRSVKGELSAGAALGDIGYLAVNGQTAGGCSLMVWENDNNGRQRWCTRMVLGGGFASPLFDQFDNLYIGQPGLMESFPTTQWVRWRENVIGMPTTARFLGGGQLLVVTHLGQVLVFDSHGGVVTGNPLDLVAGLDPTDSTRGLIDCAAALPQCPVAAPPAYAASTHTIVVSLWQPGAKASTLVGLQYHPGGDPILTREWTTDAVAAGVLAAPVASADGNTVYVTGRDDKLWALKTSDGKVKWSVPLDFLPQTPPSVSPDGLILVGGGRNTHLVALKDAGDHAQVAWRRDDVTPLTTSSQAGTVAYTVTADAPAGLALLAFDPADGHTLNSYPLPQADGFPVGVSVGLDRRVVVATSSGQLYSFDPA, from the coding sequence ATGGCCGGTTGCGGCAACACCGACTCCTGGGTCGAGTCCACGGCGGCGCATGGCTGGTCGGCCCAATACGGCGACGCCGCCAACAGCAGTTACACCGCCACTGGCGGCGCCTCCGCGCTGCGCCTGAAATGGAGTCGGTCGGTGAAGGGTGAGCTGTCTGCGGGCGCCGCGCTCGGTGACATCGGCTATCTCGCGGTGAACGGCCAGACGGCCGGTGGCTGTTCTCTGATGGTGTGGGAGAACGACAACAACGGCCGGCAGCGTTGGTGCACCCGCATGGTGCTCGGCGGCGGATTCGCCAGCCCCTTGTTCGACCAATTCGACAACTTGTACATCGGCCAGCCGGGATTGATGGAGTCATTCCCCACCACTCAGTGGGTGCGCTGGCGTGAGAATGTCATCGGAATGCCTACGACCGCACGGTTTCTCGGTGGCGGTCAACTGCTGGTCGTCACCCACCTGGGCCAGGTGCTGGTGTTCGACTCGCATGGTGGCGTCGTGACCGGCAATCCGCTCGATCTCGTCGCGGGTCTCGACCCGACCGACTCGACCCGCGGGCTGATCGACTGCGCCGCGGCACTGCCGCAGTGCCCTGTGGCAGCACCGCCCGCCTACGCCGCCTCGACCCACACGATCGTCGTGAGCCTGTGGCAGCCCGGTGCGAAAGCCTCGACACTCGTCGGCCTGCAATACCACCCCGGTGGAGACCCGATCCTGACCCGCGAGTGGACCACTGACGCCGTCGCCGCCGGTGTGCTGGCGGCACCGGTGGCGTCCGCCGACGGCAACACGGTGTACGTCACCGGGCGTGACGACAAGCTCTGGGCACTGAAGACCTCCGACGGCAAGGTGAAATGGTCTGTGCCGCTTGACTTTCTACCGCAGACACCGCCGTCGGTGTCGCCGGACGGGCTGATCCTCGTCGGCGGCGGTCGCAATACCCACCTCGTCGCGCTCAAGGATGCCGGCGATCACGCCCAGGTGGCCTGGCGCCGCGACGACGTCACGCCGCTGACCACCTCGAGTCAGGCCGGCACCGTTGCCTACACGGTGACAGCCGATGCCCCCGCGGGCCTGGCGCTGCTGGCGTTCGATCCCGCTGACGGCCACACGCTCAACAGCTATCCCCTGCCGCAGGCCGACGGATTCCCGGTCGGAGTGTCGGTGGGGCTGGACCGCCGGGTGGTGGTGGCCACCAGTTCGGGTCAGCTGTACAGCTTCGACCCGGCCTAG
- a CDS encoding acyltransferase — protein sequence MTTMWGSPIHKRWRGSRLRDPRQARFLTKDSLRWVIANRAYTPWYLVRYWRLLKFKLTNPHIITRGMVFLGKDVEIHATPELAQLEIGRWVHIGDKNTIRAHEGSLRFGDKVVLGRDNVINCYLDIELGDSALMADWCYVCDFDHKMDNIEMPIKDQGIIKSPVRIGPDTWIAAKVTVLRGTTIGRGCVLGAHAVVKGDIPDFSIAVGSPAKVVKNRKLAWDTSAAQRAELAAALADIERKKASRLEA from the coding sequence ATGACGACGATGTGGGGCTCGCCGATCCACAAGCGGTGGAGGGGCTCGCGCCTGCGCGATCCGCGTCAGGCCCGCTTCCTCACCAAGGATTCGCTGCGCTGGGTCATCGCGAACCGCGCGTACACGCCCTGGTACCTGGTGCGTTACTGGCGCCTGCTCAAGTTCAAGCTGACCAATCCGCACATCATCACCCGCGGCATGGTGTTCCTCGGCAAGGACGTCGAGATCCACGCCACCCCGGAGCTGGCGCAGCTGGAGATCGGTCGGTGGGTGCACATCGGCGACAAGAACACCATCCGCGCCCATGAAGGCTCGCTGCGGTTCGGCGACAAGGTGGTGCTGGGTCGCGACAACGTCATCAACTGCTACCTGGACATCGAGTTGGGCGATTCGGCGCTGATGGCCGACTGGTGCTACGTCTGCGACTTCGATCACAAGATGGACAACATCGAGATGCCGATCAAGGACCAGGGCATCATCAAGAGCCCGGTACGCATCGGGCCGGATACGTGGATCGCAGCCAAGGTGACCGTCCTGCGGGGCACGACAATCGGCCGCGGCTGTGTCCTCGGCGCCCACGCGGTGGTGAAGGGCGACATCCCGGATTTCTCGATCGCCGTCGGTTCGCCGGCCAAGGTCGTCAAGAACCGCAAGCTGGCCTGGGACACCTCAGCCGCCCAGCGCGCCGAGCTGGCGGCAGCGCTGGCGGATATTGAACGCAAGAAGGCGTCTCGTCTAGAGGCTTAA